The genomic window TCGATGGCGGCGGCCGCGCGGCGCACCTCGTCGGGAGCGACGTCCGCCCGGCTGATCGCCCGGTACTCGTCGAACGACCGGTCGCGCGCGTGCTGTCCGTTCAGTCGCGCCCGTCGCAGCGACACCGGCGCTCCGCCGCCGTAGAGCGCTCCAGAGAGGCCCACCTCGAGGTCGAGCTCGGCCACCTCGTCGTCGAGGCGCACCAGGGCGGCTCCGGCGGCGACCCGGGCCCGCTCGGCGGCTGCCCGGGCGCGCGGCGATCGGCGGGCGCGGCGGACCGCCCACGCCGCGACCGCGACCAGGATCGCCGCCACGCCGAACACGACCACCGCGGGCACGAGCCACGCGAGGACCGAGCCGACGATCTCAGCCATCCGAGTCCTCGAAGAGCAGCAGGCGCCGGAGCTGTGCGGCGTCGTCGACCGCGGCCTGCGCACCATCGGCCTCGTGCGGCCAGCTGAATCCCCAGCGGACGAAGATCACCGGAACGCCCTGGTCAGCCCCGCCCTCGACGTCGTGGTGGCGGTCTCCGATCAGCACCGGCCGGCTCGTGTCGACGCCGGCCGACTGCAGCCGGCGCAGAGCCTCGGCGACGATGTCGGACTTGGCGCTGAGCGTCTTCTCGTCGGGCGTCGCGCCGACGATCGCGGTGAGCGAGGACGAGAGGTCGAAGTGGTCCATCAGTGCGACGACCTGCACCTCGGGCTTCGAGCTGGCCGTGGCCTGCGGTATCCCGGCGGCCGCGACATCCCGGATCAGGTCGGCGATGCCGTCGAACAGCCTCGCGCCCGTCGTGTACCCGTCGGCCTTGCCCATCGCGCGGTAGAAGGCGACGGCTTCGGATGCCTCGTCCGGCGTCATGCCGACGTTCACCTGGAACGACTCGTACATGGGCGGCCCGATCCAGTGGACCAGCTCGGCGCGGGTCGGCGGACGCTTGCCGAAGTGCTCGAGGGCGACCGTCAGCCGGCGAAGGATCCCGTCGGACGCGTCGACGATCGTGCCGTCGACATCCCACAGCACGCACGTCCAGGGAGATCGTCTCGGCATGCCTCCCACCCTATTCGGCCCCGGCACCGGCTCCGGCGAACGAAGACCCGGGTCAGAAGAGGCGCGGGGCGCCGGACTCGATGCCCTTCATGCCCTCGTAGTCGAGGGTCACGCATCGGATGCCGCGATCGGCGGCGAGCACCTTGGCCTGAGGTTTGATCTCCTGGGCGGCGAACACGCCCGTGACCGGCGCGAGGTGCGGGTCTCGGCCGAGCAGCTCGAGGTATCGCGTCAGCTGCTCCACACCGTCGATGTCGCCCCGGCGCTTGACCTCGACGGCGATCGTGCCGCCGGCCGGATCGCGCAGCAGCAGGTCGACCGGTCCGATGGCCGTGGGGAACTCGCGGCGGACGAGCGTGAGGTTGTCGCCGATCACGTCGACCTGCTCGGCGAGGAGCCGCTGGAGGTCGGCCTCGACGCCGTCCTTCTGCAGGCCGGGATCGATGCCGAGCTCGTGCGACGAGTCGTGGAGCACCTCGTAGATGCGCACGAGGAGGGCGTCGCCCGTCTTCGCGTGCGTCACGCGCCAGTGCTCGAGCACTCCCGCGGCCTGGGAGTCGGCATCCGGCTCTTCGACGTCGAGCCGGCAGGGCGGGCTCATCCAGTTCAGGGGCTTGTAGGAGCCGCCGTCGGAGTGGACCAGCAGGCTCCCGTCGCCTTTGTGGACGAGCAGGCGCGTCGCGAGGGGCAGATGGGCCGTGAGCCGTCCGGTGTAGTCGACGGAGCAGCGGGCGATGACGAGACGCACCCGAAGAGCCTAGCCCGGGGCCCTCCCCCTGGTGCGACCGCGTCGAGTCCGACTCAGCGGTGCGGGTGCCCGGCGCCGACGGTGGATCCGGCGATCGGCTTCGCGGCGGGCGACGCGATGCCGGATGCCACGGCCAGCGCGACCAGGATGTACAGCGTGTTGAGCAGACCGATCTGCTCGCTGATGAACCCGAGGATCGGCGGACCGCACAGGAACGAGATGTACCCGATCGTCGCGGCGGCGCTCACGCGGGCCGCGGCCTTGGCCGGGTCGTCGGCGGCGGCCGACATGCCGAGCGGGAACCCGAGCGAGACCCCGGCGCCCCACAGGGCGGCGGCGACGAAGACGAGCGGGATCGTCGGGGCGAGGATGAACAGCAGCAGTCCCCCGGCTGCGAGGACCGACAGCACGCGGAGGGTGTTCACGCGGCCGAAGCGGTCGACGAGGGGGCCGCCGAAGACGCGCACGACGGTCATGCTGACGGAGAAGACGGTGAGGCCGAGCGCACCGACGGCCGCGGTGGCGCCGTGTCCCTCGACCATGCCGAGGGCGAGCCAGTCGTTCGCGCCGCCCTCGGCGAACGCCATGCCGAGCATGATCACGCCGAGCGCGTAGGTGCGGGGCTCGCGCCACGCCTCGAGAGAGGTGTGGAGGCGCTCGCGCCAGTGGGGCTTGTCGGCCTCGGCCTCGGTGTCGCCCGTGATCTCCCGCGCCGGGACGTTCGCGTAGGCCGCGAACGCGATGACGACGATCACGACGGACATGACGGCGGTGTGCACGAGGACGTTGATGTGCTGGGATGCCGCGAACGCGCCGATCCCGGCGCCGATCACGGTGCCGAAGCTGAAGAACGCGTGGAAGAGGGGAAGGATCGTCTTGCTCCCCTGCTTCTCGATCGCGGCGCCCTCGACGTTCATCATCACGTCGACCGCCCCGTTGCCGAGGCCGAACATCACGAGCCCCGCCACCACGACGACGAAGCTGTGGGCGACGTCCGTGCCGACGCCGATCAGCAGCACGCCCGCCGCGAACACCATCATCGCGACGAGCATGCCCTTGCGCGCACCGAACCGGGCGAGCACCGGCGTCGCGAGTGACAGGCCGACGATGGAGGCGATGCCGGCTCCCAGCAGCATGAGGCCGATCTGGATGTTGTCGACCCCGAGGGTCTCCTTGATCGTCGGAACCCGCGACGCCCAGGTGGCGATGCTGAGGCCGCTCGCGAGGAAGATCGCGAAGATCGCCGTGCGCCAGCGCACGTACTGCGGTCGAGTGAGGACGAGTTCCATGCGCACACTTTACCGAATCGATTCGAGTGCTGTCGAATCGATTCGACGTCCGCTATCGCAACGCGCTACCATCATTCGGACATGAGCACACGCCGGGCCACCATCTCCGACGTCGCGCGCGAAGCGGGCGTCTCGCCGTCGACCGCGTCGGTCGTCTTCAGCGGCAAGACCCCGGTGTCGGACGCCACGCGCCGCCGCGTTCTCGATGCCGCCTCCGCGCTCGGCTACACCGGGCCCGACCCGCGAGCGGCGTCGCTGCGGCGCGGACGATCGGGAATCGTCGGCGTCGTGTTCGAGGAGCACCTGGGCACGGCCTTCCTCGATCCGGTGAAGACGCTCATGATGGACGGTCTGTCCGACGTGGTCGCCCCGCTCGGCGCCGGGCTGCTCCTTCTTCGCGACCACGACCCGAGCGGTGCCGGCGCATCGCTGACCACCGCTCCGCTCGACGCCGCCGTGCTCGTCGGCTGCAGCGGGCACCTCCGCGAGTCGCTCGACGCCGTCCGGGCGCGCGGCATCCCCGTCGTCGTCATCGAAGGCGACGCGGGAGAGGATGTGCCGCGCATCGGCCTCGACAACCGCGAGGCGCAGCGGCAGGCGGCGAGCCACCTCCGCGCCCTCGGTCACCGTCGTGTCGCGATCGTCGCCCTTCCGGCCCGCGCGGGGTGGGAGGCGGGCTGGATCCTCGACGGCACGGCGATCACCATCGACGTCACCCGCGAGCGACTCGCCGGCGCCAGGGACGTGTTCCCCGACGCCCAGGCCTACGCCGCGGCGGGAAGCTTCATCGACAAGGGGCTGGCGGCCGGCCGGGTGCTGTTCGCCGACCCCGCCGACCGCCCGACCGCCGTCATCGCGCAGAGCGATCTGCTGGCCGCGGGGGTGATCCGGGCTGCCGAGGAGGCGGGGCTTCGGGTTCC from Microbacterium sulfonylureivorans includes these protein-coding regions:
- a CDS encoding HAD hydrolase-like protein, whose product is MPRRSPWTCVLWDVDGTIVDASDGILRRLTVALEHFGKRPPTRAELVHWIGPPMYESFQVNVGMTPDEASEAVAFYRAMGKADGYTTGARLFDGIADLIRDVAAAGIPQATASSKPEVQVVALMDHFDLSSSLTAIVGATPDEKTLSAKSDIVAEALRRLQSAGVDTSRPVLIGDRHHDVEGGADQGVPVIFVRWGFSWPHEADGAQAAVDDAAQLRRLLLFEDSDG
- the nucS gene encoding endonuclease NucS codes for the protein MRLVIARCSVDYTGRLTAHLPLATRLLVHKGDGSLLVHSDGGSYKPLNWMSPPCRLDVEEPDADSQAAGVLEHWRVTHAKTGDALLVRIYEVLHDSSHELGIDPGLQKDGVEADLQRLLAEQVDVIGDNLTLVRREFPTAIGPVDLLLRDPAGGTIAVEVKRRGDIDGVEQLTRYLELLGRDPHLAPVTGVFAAQEIKPQAKVLAADRGIRCVTLDYEGMKGIESGAPRLF
- a CDS encoding MFS transporter; its protein translation is MELVLTRPQYVRWRTAIFAIFLASGLSIATWASRVPTIKETLGVDNIQIGLMLLGAGIASIVGLSLATPVLARFGARKGMLVAMMVFAAGVLLIGVGTDVAHSFVVVVAGLVMFGLGNGAVDVMMNVEGAAIEKQGSKTILPLFHAFFSFGTVIGAGIGAFAASQHINVLVHTAVMSVVIVVIAFAAYANVPAREITGDTEAEADKPHWRERLHTSLEAWREPRTYALGVIMLGMAFAEGGANDWLALGMVEGHGATAAVGALGLTVFSVSMTVVRVFGGPLVDRFGRVNTLRVLSVLAAGGLLLFILAPTIPLVFVAAALWGAGVSLGFPLGMSAAADDPAKAAARVSAAATIGYISFLCGPPILGFISEQIGLLNTLYILVALAVASGIASPAAKPIAGSTVGAGHPHR
- a CDS encoding LacI family DNA-binding transcriptional regulator, whose protein sequence is MSTRRATISDVAREAGVSPSTASVVFSGKTPVSDATRRRVLDAASALGYTGPDPRAASLRRGRSGIVGVVFEEHLGTAFLDPVKTLMMDGLSDVVAPLGAGLLLLRDHDPSGAGASLTTAPLDAAVLVGCSGHLRESLDAVRARGIPVVVIEGDAGEDVPRIGLDNREAQRQAASHLRALGHRRVAIVALPARAGWEAGWILDGTAITIDVTRERLAGARDVFPDAQAYAAAGSFIDKGLAAGRVLFADPADRPTAVIAQSDLLAAGVIRAAEEAGLRVPGDVSVTGFDGIVVDGLAPYELTTLVQPAAEKGRAAGRAVAAMLDGGDAASISFTCEFREGNTTAAAPAD